Proteins from a single region of Chaetodon trifascialis isolate fChaTrf1 chromosome 10, fChaTrf1.hap1, whole genome shotgun sequence:
- the admb gene encoding pro-adrenomedullin: protein MRLTLHTVICCCVFTTVLPLVKGAKEDLNTSLKKRFREWLQSRMKRDLRNSLVTANQQHSDTHVGPQQDGNAKAVSPPSSFELNIRPRRSTSSKSSGCVLVTCAYHDLLHRLHQINQWQKETNAPERKMGSKGYGRRRRRSLQDVAQLALQTGRQRQSTEAASKMSLANETEDNPRRSTLTCP from the exons ATGAGATTAACCCTGCACActgtcatctgctgctgtgttttcaccaCCGTCCTACCACTGGTAAAAGGTGCCAAAGAGGACCTCAACACCAGCCTGAAAAAAAG GTTTAGAGAATGGCTGCAGAGCCGTATGAAGAGAGACCTGCGCAACAGTTtagtgacagccaatcagcagcactCTGACACTCATGTTGGACCTCAGCAGGACGGGAATGCAAAAGCTGTCTCACCTCCATCAAG ctttgagctaaatatCAGACCCAGGAGGTCAACATCATCCAAATCATCCGGCTGTGTCCTAGTCACATGTGCATACCACGACCTGCTCCACCGACTGCACCAGATTAATCAGTGGCAAAAAGAGACCAATGCCCCTGAGAGGAAGATGGGCTCAAAAGGCTATGGCCGCCGACGCCGGCGCTCACTTCAGGACGTCGCTCAGCTCGCCCtccagacaggaagacaaagacagagcacTGAAGCTG CTTCCAAAATGAGCTTGGCAAATGAGACAGAAGACAATCCCCGAAGATCTACCCTGACATGTCCATGA